One Dysosmobacter welbionis DNA segment encodes these proteins:
- a CDS encoding helix-turn-helix domain-containing protein: MSNKYLGPADRQLIAEKWAAYASVREIAALVGVAPKTIYQELRRGNNGTLDKNSRQSYNPDLAQRRFQESLRRRGKPLNRARAASE; the protein is encoded by the coding sequence ATGAGCAACAAATATTTGGGACCCGCGGATCGGCAGCTGATTGCAGAGAAGTGGGCCGCTTATGCGTCGGTGCGGGAGATCGCGGCCCTGGTGGGCGTGGCGCCTAAAACAATCTATCAGGAATTGCGTCGCGGGAACAATGGCACCCTGGACAAGAACAGCCGCCAGTCATACAACCCCGATCTGGCCCAGCGTCGTTTCCAGGAAAGCCTCCGCCGGCGCGGAAAGCCCCTGAACAGGGCGCGGGCCGCCAGTGAATGA
- a CDS encoding DUF6273 domain-containing protein has protein sequence MATMIKQTKEEISWAEIARAREMGVLDKLLAERDVIRFNLRSGTEVAIMVEKVEPGRVWMGFVDGVAERPMYESLLVRPVSWKESDARKWCNTDLVQDLPEDLVSIITPRTIRQTVEDKELVTTDLLWLHSATEFFGRRTWASGDDPTEEQLPVYKTERDRVKMWNGRTWPHYTRSVYASYSNSFCRVYTDGTATTDNADGSRAVAPGFWI, from the coding sequence ATGGCAACCATGATCAAACAGACGAAAGAGGAAATCAGCTGGGCGGAGATCGCCAGGGCCAGAGAGATGGGTGTGCTGGACAAGCTGCTGGCGGAGCGGGATGTGATCCGTTTCAACCTGCGGAGCGGCACCGAGGTGGCCATCATGGTGGAAAAGGTGGAACCGGGCCGGGTGTGGATGGGCTTTGTGGACGGCGTGGCAGAGCGTCCCATGTATGAGAGCCTGCTGGTGCGCCCGGTGTCCTGGAAAGAGAGCGACGCACGGAAGTGGTGCAACACCGATCTGGTCCAGGATCTCCCGGAGGACCTGGTGTCCATCATTACACCCCGGACCATTCGGCAGACGGTAGAGGACAAGGAGCTGGTAACCACGGATCTGCTGTGGCTGCATAGCGCAACGGAGTTTTTCGGGCGTCGGACATGGGCCTCTGGCGACGATCCCACGGAGGAGCAACTGCCGGTCTACAAGACCGAGCGGGACCGCGTGAAGATGTGGAACGGGCGGACATGGCCGCATTACACCCGGTCCGTCTATGCGTCGTACAGCAACAGTTTCTGCCGTGTCTATACGGACGGCACGGCCACCACCGACAACGCCGACGGTTCGAGGGCCGTGGCCCCCGGCTTTTGGATCTAA